From [Chlorobium] sp. 445, the proteins below share one genomic window:
- a CDS encoding acyltransferase: protein MKHIVKVGLVQRKGLPNPEENLVRTIDGVREAASKEAKIICTQEMFTTLYFCQTEDYAPFKFAEPIPGKTTQTLSELAKELNVVIVAALFEERAQGIYHNTAAVLDADGTYLGKYRKMHIPDDPGFYEKFYFTPGDLGFKVFKTKFATIGVLICWDQWYPEAARLTAMQGAQILFYPTAIGWATSEKDPAVRAAQHQAWEMIQRSHAIANGIYVAVTNRVGTEYSPENPKEGLEFWGQSFVANPFGIQLAKASSDKEEVIVAECDLSQIDFYRQHWPFMRDRRIDAYAPLTKRFLDSEV from the coding sequence GTGAAACACATCGTCAAAGTCGGTTTGGTACAGCGTAAAGGACTGCCAAATCCTGAAGAAAATCTTGTCCGCACGATTGACGGTGTGAGAGAAGCGGCATCGAAAGAAGCAAAGATAATCTGCACGCAAGAGATGTTCACCACGCTTTACTTTTGCCAAACTGAAGACTATGCGCCGTTCAAATTTGCGGAACCGATTCCGGGCAAAACAACTCAAACGCTCTCAGAGCTTGCAAAAGAACTCAATGTCGTCATCGTCGCCGCCTTGTTCGAGGAGCGTGCGCAGGGTATTTATCACAACACAGCTGCTGTCCTTGATGCAGATGGCACCTATCTTGGCAAATACCGCAAAATGCACATTCCTGATGACCCCGGGTTCTACGAAAAATTTTACTTTACGCCCGGCGACTTAGGCTTTAAGGTCTTCAAAACCAAATTTGCAACCATTGGCGTATTGATTTGCTGGGATCAATGGTATCCTGAAGCAGCGCGTCTGACAGCAATGCAGGGCGCGCAAATTCTCTTCTATCCTACAGCCATTGGGTGGGCAACATCAGAGAAAGATCCAGCGGTGCGTGCTGCGCAACATCAAGCGTGGGAAATGATTCAGCGCAGCCATGCTATTGCAAACGGAATTTATGTGGCTGTAACAAATCGCGTCGGCACAGAATATTCTCCTGAAAATCCAAAAGAAGGGCTGGAGTTTTGGGGACAAAGTTTTGTGGCAAATCCCTTCGGCATTCAGTTAGCAAAAGCCTCAAGCGATAAGGAAGAAGTCATCGTGGCAGAGTGCGATTTGTCTCAAATTGACTTTTACCGTCAGCATTGGCCCTTTATGCGCGATAGACGCATTGATGCCTATGCGCCACTTACCAAACGCTTCCTTGATTCGGAAGTCTAA
- a CDS encoding proline--tRNA ligase produces MAEKITPRSKDYSQWYIDIVREAKLADYSDVRGCMIIRPNGYAIWEKMQAALDKMFKDTGHVNAYFPLFIPESYMKKEAEHIEGFAPECAVVTHGGGEELQEKLYVRPTSETIIWSTYAKWIQSYRDLPILINQWANVVRWELRTRLFLRTAEFLWQEGHTAHATEEEAKAEVLQMIEVYRRFAEEFMALPVIVGKKTESEKFAGAVETYCIEAMMQDGKALQAGTSHHLGQNFAKAFDCRYQTKDGKLEYVWATSWGVSTRLIGALIMAHSDDKGLVLPPKLASRQVVIVPIFKGDKSAVVQKAHELATVLRANGLSVIVDDSEQNTPGWKFAEYELQGIPLRIELGPKDLAAGQCVIVRRDTGEKQTLSLGDQIHACIHDMLSAMQQQLYERAKAFRDANIKEVKDYDEFKAQVEKGFAIAHWDGTRETEAKIKEETKATIRCIPTQEEFLNKYDMRSEGKCIYTSNPSKQKVVFARAY; encoded by the coding sequence GTGGCTGAAAAAATTACGCCTCGCAGTAAAGACTATTCTCAATGGTATATCGATATTGTTCGTGAAGCAAAACTTGCTGACTATAGCGATGTGCGTGGCTGCATGATTATCCGCCCGAACGGCTATGCAATCTGGGAAAAGATGCAAGCGGCGCTCGACAAAATGTTCAAAGACACAGGACATGTCAATGCCTACTTCCCGCTGTTTATCCCAGAAAGTTATATGAAAAAAGAAGCCGAGCATATTGAAGGCTTCGCGCCAGAATGTGCTGTTGTAACGCACGGCGGCGGAGAAGAATTGCAAGAAAAACTCTACGTGCGCCCAACTTCCGAAACGATTATCTGGTCGACCTACGCCAAGTGGATTCAGTCTTATCGAGATTTACCGATTCTCATCAATCAGTGGGCAAATGTCGTGCGTTGGGAATTGCGTACGCGGCTGTTTTTACGTACTGCAGAATTTCTCTGGCAAGAAGGGCACACGGCACATGCTACTGAAGAAGAAGCAAAAGCTGAAGTCTTGCAGATGATTGAGGTCTATCGCCGTTTTGCAGAAGAGTTTATGGCGCTGCCAGTCATTGTAGGCAAGAAGACAGAATCTGAAAAATTCGCGGGAGCTGTTGAAACCTATTGCATTGAGGCGATGATGCAAGATGGCAAGGCTTTACAGGCTGGCACATCACATCACTTAGGACAAAATTTTGCGAAGGCGTTTGATTGTCGCTATCAAACCAAAGATGGAAAGTTGGAGTATGTCTGGGCGACAAGCTGGGGCGTATCGACACGGCTGATTGGCGCACTGATTATGGCACACTCTGACGACAAAGGACTTGTGTTGCCACCGAAACTGGCTTCACGTCAAGTTGTCATTGTGCCAATCTTCAAGGGTGATAAATCTGCAGTGGTGCAAAAAGCCCACGAACTTGCTACAGTGCTGCGGGCGAATGGCTTAAGTGTCATCGTGGATGATAGCGAGCAAAACACACCGGGCTGGAAATTTGCAGAGTATGAACTGCAAGGTATTCCCCTGCGCATAGAGCTTGGTCCAAAAGACCTTGCGGCAGGTCAGTGTGTTATCGTGCGGCGTGATACCGGTGAAAAACAAACATTGTCGCTTGGCGACCAAATCCATGCATGTATTCACGATATGCTTTCTGCGATGCAGCAGCAGCTCTATGAGCGCGCTAAAGCATTTCGTGATGCAAATATCAAAGAAGTCAAAGACTATGATGAGTTCAAAGCGCAAGTAGAAAAAGGCTTTGCAATTGCGCATTGGGATGGCACACGCGAAACCGAAGCCAAAATCAAGGAAGAGACCAAGGCAACGATTCGCTGCATTCCAACGCAAGAGGAGTTTTTGAACAAGTATGATATGCGCTCTGAAGGCAAATGCATTTACACGAGCAATCCTTCAAAACAAAAAGTGGTCTTCGCAAGGGCTTACTGA